From a single Phocoena sinus isolate mPhoSin1 chromosome 1, mPhoSin1.pri, whole genome shotgun sequence genomic region:
- the PEA15 gene encoding astrocytic phosphoprotein PEA-15: MAEYGTLLQDLTNNITLEDLEQLKSACKEDIPSEKSEEITTGSAWFSFLESHNKLDKDNLSYIEHIFEISRRPDLLTMVVDYRTRVLKISEEDELDTKLTRIPSAKKYKDIIRQPSEEEIIKLAPPPKKA, encoded by the exons aTGGCCGAGTACGGGACCCTCCTCCAGGACCTGACCAACAACATCACCCTTGAAGATCTGGAACAGCTCAAGTCAGCCTGCAAGGAGGACATCCCCAGTGAGAAGAGCGAGGAGATCACTACTGGCAGTGCCTGGTTTAGCTTCCTGGAGAGCCACAACAAGCTGGacaaag ACAACCTCTCTTATATCGAGCACATCTTTGAGATCTCCCGCCGTCCTGACCTACTCACTATGGTGGTTGACTACAGAACCCGTGTTCTGAAGATCTCTGAGGAAGATGAGCTGGACACCAAGCTAACCCGTATCCCCAGTGCCAAGAAGTACAAAG ACATTATCCGGCAGCCCTCTGAGGAAGAGATCATCAAATTGGCTCCTCCACCGAAGAAAGCCTGA